From the Odocoileus virginianus isolate 20LAN1187 ecotype Illinois chromosome 21, Ovbor_1.2, whole genome shotgun sequence genome, one window contains:
- the TMEM33 gene encoding transmembrane protein 33: MADTAPNGPQGAGAVQFMMANKLDTAMWLSRLFTVYCSALFVLPLLGLHEAASFYQRALLANALTSALRLHQRLPHFQLSRAFLAQALLEDSCHYLLYSLIFVNSYPVTMSIFPVLLFSLLHAATYTKKILDAKGSNSLPLLRSLLDKLSANQQNILKFIACNEIFLMPATVFMLFSGQGSLFQPFIYYRFLTLRYSSRRNPYCRTLFNELRIVVEHLIMKPACPLFVRRLCLQSIAFISRLAPTVA; the protein is encoded by the exons ATGGCGGATACGGCCCCCAACGGCCCCCAAGGGGCGGGCGCAGTG CAATTCATGATGGCCAACAAACTGGACACAGCGATGTGGCTTTCTCGCTTGTTCACAGTTTACTGCTCAGCTCTGTTCGTTCTGCCTCTGCTTGG GTTGCATGAAGCAGCGAGCTTTTACCAGCGTGCTTTGCTGGCAAATGCTCTCACCAGCGCTCTGAGGCTGCACCAGAGGCTGCCGCACTTCCAGCTAAGCAGAGCGTTCCTGGCCCAGGCTTTGTTGGAGGACAGCTGCCACTACCTGTTGTACTCACTCATCTTTGTCAATTCCTACCCTGTTACAA tgaGTATTTTCCCAGTcttgttattttctttgcttcatgCTGCCACGTACACAAAAAAGATCCTTGAT GCAAAGGGTTCAAATAGTTTACCCCTGCTGAGATCTCTCTTGGATAAATTAAGCGCTAATCAACAGAATATTCTTAAATTCATTGCATGTAATGAAATATTCTTGATGCCTGCTACAGTTTTTATGCTTTTCAG tGGTCAAGGAAGTTTGTTCCAGCCTTTTATATACTATAGATTCCTTACTCTTCGATACTCCTCTCGAAGAAATCCATATTGTCG GACCTTGTTTAATGAACTGAGGATTGTTGTTGAGCACCTTATAATGAAGCCTGCTTGCCCACTCTTTGTGAGAAGACTCTGTCTCCAGAGCATCGCCTTTATAAGCAGACTGGCACCAACAGTTGCATAG